One window of Phalacrocorax carbo chromosome 1, bPhaCar2.1, whole genome shotgun sequence genomic DNA carries:
- the PPP2R3B gene encoding serine/threonine-protein phosphatase 2A regulatory subunit B'' subunit beta isoform X2, translating into MKSESMRIKEISLRQDPDLRKELALLARGCDFVLPSRFKKRLKAFQQVQVQTKKEETLPPSLSQNIPTFYFPRGCPKEKVNIDAVIAKIERTFSEFPNERATLEDMGKVAKACECPLYWKGPLFYCAGGERTGYVSVHKFVAMWRKILQTCYDDAAKFVHLLMNPGCNYLVQEDFIPFLQDVVNSHPGLSFLKEASEFHSRYITTVIQRIFYTVNRSWSGKITCNELRKSNFLQNVALLEEEADINQLTEYFSYEHFYVIYCKFWELDTDHDLYIDRKDLARHNDHAISNRMIERIFSGAVTRGRKAQKDGKISYADFVWFLISEEDKKTPTSIEYWFRCMDLDGDGALSMYELEYFYEEQCQKLDNMAIEPLPFEDCLCQMLDLVKPQHEGKITLHDLKRCKLTNVFFDTFFNIEKYLDHEQKDQFSVLRDGEGESQEVSDWEKYAAEEYDILVAEEAASDQWNDGYEAELNPEDHQKANVLKYQMEKRPFFEMPSHLADVDLDEYDYEEDFE; encoded by the exons GTTCagacaaagaaggaagaaactttGCCACCATCACTTAGTCAAAACATTCCAACTTTCTATTTTCCTCGAGGATGTCCTAAGGAAAAAGTGAATATAGATGCTGTGATTGCCAAAATTGAGAGAACTTTCTCTGAGTTTCCAAATGAGAGGGCAACGTTAGAAGACATGGGGAAGGTTGCAAAG GCTTGTGAATGCCCACTTTACTGGAAAGGTCCTTTGTTTTATTGTGCTGGAGGTGAACGAACAGGATATGTGTCAGTTCATAAATTTGTTGCAATGTGGCGGAA AATACTTCAGACCTGCTACGATGATGCTGCAAAGTTTGTTCATCTTCTAATGAACCCTGGATGCAACTACTTGGTGCAAGAAGACTTCATTCCTTTTTTACAA GATGTAGTGAATAGTCATCCTGGCctatcatttttaaaagaagcatctgaatttCATTCTCGGTATATTACCACA GTTATACAGAGAATATTTTATACAGTAAATAGGTCCTGGTCTGGGAAAATAACTTGTAACGAGCTCAGGAAAAGCAACTTTTTACAG AATGTGGCATTATTGGAAGAAGAAGCTGATATTAACCAGCTGACAGAGTACTTCTCATATGAACATTTTTATGTTATCTATTGCAAATTTTGGGAGCTGGATACAGACCATGACCTCTATATTGATCGGAAGGATTTAGCTCGACATAATGATCATG CAATTTCAAATAGGATGATAGAGCGGATCTTCTCAGGAGCTGTAACAAG AGgtagaaaagcacaaaaagatGGGAAAATTAGCTATGCTgattttgtctggtttttaatATCTGAAGAGGACAAGAAGACTCCAACTAG CATTGAATACTGGTTTCGCTGCATGGATCTTGATGGGGATGGTGCTTTGTCCATGTATGAATTGGAGTATTTTTATGAAGAACAGTGCCAAAAGTTAGATAACATGGCCATAGAGCCTTTGCCATTTGAAGACTGTTTGTGTCAGATGCTGGATCTTGTGAAGCCACAACATGAAG GAAAAATTACGCTGCATGATTTAAAGCGTTGCAAGTTGACAAATGTGTTTTTTGATACTTTTTTCAACATTGAAAAATACCTTGACCATGAACAGAAGGATCAGTTTTCTGTGTTGCGG GATGGTGAAGGTGAAAGCCAAGAGGTCTCTGACTGGGAGAAGTATGCTGCTGAAGAGTATGACATCTTGGTGGCAGAAGAGGCGGCAAGTGACCAGTGGAATGACGG GTATGAAGCGGAACTGAATCCTGAAGACCATCAGAAGGCCAACGTCCTAAAGTATCAAATGGAGAAAAGACCGTTTTTTGAAATGCCTTCCCATCTGGCCGATGTAGACTTGGATGAATACGACTACGAAGAGGACTTTGAGTAG